In the genome of Mogibacterium neglectum, the window TGCTGCCGATAAGACATTTGGACTTTCTAAAGAAGAGATTCTATCAGCTATGGATCCAATTCTATATGTTGGAAGAAGCCCATCTCAGGTTGAAGAATTGATTACTGAGGTTATTGATCCAATTATCGAACGTCATCCTCAGAAAAATATCGAGACAGAAATTAATCTTTAAGATTACTTTGTAAATATTTATAAATAATATGAAAAATGATTAGAGGCTAATTTATGGCCTCTTATCTAGCTTATGTGAGAAAGAAATTTTGCACAATTGCAAGTGGGAAAAGAAATGAACAAAATCGAATTAAAATACGGATGTAACCCAAATCAAAAGCCAGCTTCTGTTTATATGGAGGACGGGTCAGAATTGCCTTTTGAGGTTTTAAATGGCAAACCTGGATATATTAACCTTCTAGATGCTTTAAATGGATGGCAGCTAGTAAGTGAGATAAAGGAGGCGACTGGTAAAGCTGCAGCAGCTTCTTTTAAGCATGTAAGTCCTTCGTCTGCTGCTGTTGGAAGAGTTATGAGCGATAAGCTTAAAAAAACTTGTTTTGTAGATGATATCGCTGGCCTAGATGAATCTCCGATTGCAACAGCATATGCGAGGGCTCGTGGGACCGACCGTATGTCATCATTTGGTGATTTCATTTCTTTGAGTGATACATGCGACGAAACATGTGCGAAGCTAATTAAGAGAGAAGTTTCCGATGGTGTAATTGCTCCAGATTTTACTGACGCAGCACTAGAGGTATTGAAGCAGAAGAAAAATGGAAATTATCTGATTCTCAAAGTGAATGAGAATTTCAGAGCACCTGAAGTTGAGACAAAGCAGGTATTTGGAGTTACTTTTGAACAGAAGCACAATGATATAAAGATAGACAAGACTTGTCTTAATGAAGTAGTGACTGAAATCAAGGATATTCCAGAAGATGCTAAGGATGATTTGGTAATTGCTCTAATAACACTTAAGTATACACAGTCAAATTCTGTTGCATATGCAGCAGATGGTCAGACAGTTGGAGTAGGAGCTGGTCAGCAGTCGAGAGTTCACTGCACTCGTCTTGCTGGCTCAAAGGCTGATAATTGGCATCTCAGACAGTCTGAAAAGGTACTCAATCTACCTTTTAAGGAAGGGACAAAGAGACCAAACAAGGATAACTTTATAGATAGATATATAGCTATGGAGGATACGCCTGAAGCTAGAGGGGATTTTGACTGGAAGGAATTATTCTCGGAGAAGCCTGAAGTTTTTACAGTTGAAGAAAAAAGACAGATTCTTGATGCGATTACAGGCGTATCAGTAGCATCAGATGCATTCTTTCCATTTAGCGATAATATCGACAGAGCTCATGTAAGTGGTGTTTCGTATATTGCTCAGCCTGGAGGCTCGACCCGCGATGATCTAGTTATTGATTCTTGTAACAAGTATGGGATAGCAATGGTATTTACAGGCTTCAGACTGTTCCATCACTAAGTTTCCTCGTTTTAATACTAAATTTGTTGATTTGAATGATTAAAGAAAAAGCACTTGTTACGCTAAAGAATGATATAGAGGTAGAATATCCGTTTTCAGATGATTTACCCACGATCTTTTACCGTATAAATTGAATATTATAGAAATAAAGAGAAAGTGCTTCGTAAAACGTAATATAATGAAATAGAATCACCGAGAAGTCTCGGAGAAAGGAAAATCCAGATTTTTATCAGGTAACTGGAATATACGCGTGTTATGAACGACCTTCAAATAGATTATTTTATGGCCGTAGCTACTAATTCGAGCTTTACCAAGACATCGGAAGAACTCTTTGTATCTCAGCCTGCAATTTCCAAGCAAATTGCACTTCTAGAAAGAGAGCTAGGGGTTAAGCTATTCATTAGAAATAACAGGAGAACAGAACTTACAGAGGCTGGAAAGAGATATTTTGATTTTTTTAGTCGATATAAGACTGAAATGGGCAATATTAAGCACGAAGTATCCGAATTAGATGGCATTACTGCTCAGACAATAACCATCGGAATACTTGAAGGGTGGGATTTTGCATCATGGCTTACGAATGTTATAAAAAAGTATAGAGATTCACATGGTTATGTAGATATATTGATTAATTATGTCGGTGCCAAGGAAGTATCAACGCTGCTCCTTACAGATGAGATTGACATTGCAATCTCTCTGAAAAACACTTTTGATACTTTTGCAGAGATTGAATCACATAATATACTCGAAGCCAGAAAGAAACTCGTATACAACAAGCAAAATACGTTGGCTATGAAAGAAAATCTCAGTCCAGCAGATTTTGCTAATGAAAAATTTTTTGCTCCCTGGAGTATCATGGATGATACAGTTACAAAGAGCATTAACATGTATATGCAGCCGTATGGTATCAGGCCAAATATTCAGTTCGTAAATAATTTCGAATCGATGATTAACTGTGTAAGATATAACCTTGGTGTTGCAATTTGCGATGGATTTACAGGATATCTCAATGATAAAAATTTACAATCAATTGATTTACAGGAAAAAGAATTTATCTGTGCTGGAATGATTAAGAATAGCACTAATGACGAGGTTAGGGAATTATATGACCTGATTCTATCTTGTTCAGTTGATTCATAACAACGCGGTTATGCAGAGCATACCTAATATTCAATTATACAAAGAGACCTTGTTTGTTTAAAATATAGACAAACAAGGTCGTTTTGATTTTAACGATTTTGAGCTATGGATTGTTTTTATTATGGATGGAGGGTATTACAATGCCAAAGAGTAAGAAACTAACTGCAGTATATGCACTCATTATGGATTTACCACTCAGCATCGTTGTTACTATGGTAGCACTTGCACTAGGTGGTAATCTGACAATGGAAAGATTTATTCCGAGCTTCTGCTTAGCTTATGTACTTACATTTTTTATTAATTTTCTGCCTGTTGGTATGATAGGTTTTAAATTCGCAAGTAAGTATGCAGAAGATAATACATTCAAGTTTGGACTTCTTGCAAATGTTGCTGGCTTTATACCATGTTATATTCCAACACTAATTATAGCGATGATATGGTATCCCGTAGCAGACAAGGCTTCAAGAGCAATTTGTCATGAATAAATAGGAGGTGTTAGTATGAATAGACCAGAATTCTATCCAGTCAGAAGTCTAATATACGTCGATCTTGCCCATGAGGATTATAGGATAAAGCTTGAGAATTGGTTATACAGATACCATATTCCAGATAGTATTTCGCAATTTGGACCGTATGTGTCAAAGTATGCATTTTATCAGGCTCTTCCAACACCTCCAGGTGGTGAAAGATTTGGTACTGTAAGAATGCAGATGACAGAGCACTACTGGCTAGCAAATCCAAATGATATTAGAAATTTCGTACATCATAAGGCACTGACAGAGTATTTTCCTAAGGATGTACTAATATGGCAAAATAATATGCCTGATGAGGGGAACTCTCATAAAATTAATAAATCCGAAGAGGTTAATTTTGAAGGTGATGATGCGAGAGCTACAAAAGGGAGCGAAGAATTAGGTACAGTTCCATTTATATTTGCATTTATTCCGGTATGGTGGGAAGAAGACTTTAAGGGTGAAGGCAGAACTGTTGAAGATGGACCAAACTATAGATGGCAGTTTATGGTTCATTACCCTGAGGGGGTTACTCTTGAAGAAGGAGATAAGTGGCTTAAGGAAGAATTCTTACCAGCCTATACAGAACAGGATGAAGTAATAAGATGTTTATCTAGCAAGATAATAAAAGAAATAAATGGCTGTGATTTTGATCGTGTTGTTGAAATGTGGTTCCCATGTCAGTCCGCGTGGGTAGCAGCGACAGAAAAGGCTGCTAAAATAGTAAGAAAGCCATCTTGGGGAGAAACTACGGATTTCCCATATCTCAAAAAGTCATATGGAATCTCGGGAATTTTCTTATCAGATATAGCAAGATCAGATAATATGACTGGTTATCATGGTTATATTACAATGAGGTAAGAACGGAAATAATATGAGTAAAAGGGAAAACCTAAATCGCGACAGTGGCAAGGGTAAGTATAAAGAGGTGCTTACCCTTGCTCTCTTAGTTGGAATTCTTCCTCCAACATGGGCTTTAATAAGCCCATATATAGGAGTGCACGTTGGACCAATAGCTCTTATTGCTGCTGGCATATATGGTGCAAATGGGAATAAATTCGAAGACTCTTTTAAAATAGCAGCTGGATATATCGCTGGAGAAATATGGTCATTAATTACCACAGTCCTGATGCAAAAAACGTCTTTTAATGCGAATCTTACACTTTGGTTTACTTTATTTATACTAGGATTTATTGCAGTAATAATATCTGCAAAATTTCCCAGGTATGTATATCTGCCAAGTTTCCTAGCAGGATGGGCGATAGCGATGCTATCGATGAATCTAGATGAAACAACTTCATTAATTAGGATGACAATTGAAATCGGAGTAGCGATGATTGTGGGTGTATATTACGTTGGAGCTTTGATAGATAAGATACACAAGATAGTAAATAATAGATAGAGATACCAAGTGTAATTTTTAGTCCATGATGACTATGAGATGCTTCGAAATATATTAAATGTTTCTGTAATTGATATGTTGCGAATGATAAGGAAACTACCTGAACAATTTAGTTTAGGTAGTTTTTTATAAACAAAATAATTAAAAAAGATAGAAATATATGTAAAGAAAATAAATGCATTATCATAGTGAAGCAAATAAGTATCGATGGGGAAATGAATCTAATGAGATATAACTATTCCTAAAATCATAATTTTGGGAATAGTTATGAAACAAGAAATATGGCTGCCTTGATGGCAGCCTCGTAAATGGAGCTTTATGTATTTGACAACAAGTGATATAACACT includes:
- a CDS encoding phosphoribosylaminoimidazolecarboxamide formyltransferase; this encodes MNKIELKYGCNPNQKPASVYMEDGSELPFEVLNGKPGYINLLDALNGWQLVSEIKEATGKAAAASFKHVSPSSAAVGRVMSDKLKKTCFVDDIAGLDESPIATAYARARGTDRMSSFGDFISLSDTCDETCAKLIKREVSDGVIAPDFTDAALEVLKQKKNGNYLILKVNENFRAPEVETKQVFGVTFEQKHNDIKIDKTCLNEVVTEIKDIPEDAKDDLVIALITLKYTQSNSVAYAADGQTVGVGAGQQSRVHCTRLAGSKADNWHLRQSEKVLNLPFKEGTKRPNKDNFIDRYIAMEDTPEARGDFDWKELFSEKPEVFTVEEKRQILDAITGVSVASDAFFPFSDNIDRAHVSGVSYIAQPGGSTRDDLVIDSCNKYGIAMVFTGFRLFHH
- a CDS encoding LysR family transcriptional regulator, translated to MNDLQIDYFMAVATNSSFTKTSEELFVSQPAISKQIALLERELGVKLFIRNNRRTELTEAGKRYFDFFSRYKTEMGNIKHEVSELDGITAQTITIGILEGWDFASWLTNVIKKYRDSHGYVDILINYVGAKEVSTLLLTDEIDIAISLKNTFDTFAEIESHNILEARKKLVYNKQNTLAMKENLSPADFANEKFFAPWSIMDDTVTKSINMYMQPYGIRPNIQFVNNFESMINCVRYNLGVAICDGFTGYLNDKNLQSIDLQEKEFICAGMIKNSTNDEVRELYDLILSCSVDS
- a CDS encoding acetyl-CoA hydrolase encodes the protein MNRPEFYPVRSLIYVDLAHEDYRIKLENWLYRYHIPDSISQFGPYVSKYAFYQALPTPPGGERFGTVRMQMTEHYWLANPNDIRNFVHHKALTEYFPKDVLIWQNNMPDEGNSHKINKSEEVNFEGDDARATKGSEELGTVPFIFAFIPVWWEEDFKGEGRTVEDGPNYRWQFMVHYPEGVTLEEGDKWLKEEFLPAYTEQDEVIRCLSSKIIKEINGCDFDRVVEMWFPCQSAWVAATEKAAKIVRKPSWGETTDFPYLKKSYGISGIFLSDIARSDNMTGYHGYITMR
- a CDS encoding DUF1097 domain-containing protein — protein: MSKRENLNRDSGKGKYKEVLTLALLVGILPPTWALISPYIGVHVGPIALIAAGIYGANGNKFEDSFKIAAGYIAGEIWSLITTVLMQKTSFNANLTLWFTLFILGFIAVIISAKFPRYVYLPSFLAGWAIAMLSMNLDETTSLIRMTIEIGVAMIVGVYYVGALIDKIHKIVNNR